A region from the Altererythrobacter sp. H2 genome encodes:
- a CDS encoding M20/M25/M40 family metallo-hydrolase, whose product MKHFFLPFTALAALAAPAAAQDDPAATVSAERLRADVERLVAFGTRHTLSEQDHPTRGIGASIRWGEATFQGISAQCGGCLEVVVPERLVEGARIPQPTRLRNVVAIQRGTERPNEVVIVQGHIDSRVTDVMDFTSDAPGANDDGSGTALVIEAARALSRQKHPTTIVYALLSGEEQGLHGGRLLADYAAEQGWQVKAVLNNDIVGNSCGSDGYCDPVHVRVFSEGPRADLTDALRADQRRNGGENDSPGRNLSRWLDGLAGEFPSGLDVRQIWRTDRMGRGGDQIPFLEKGYPAIRFSVAVEDYDHQHQDLRDEDGVTYGDTVDEMDFDYLAKVTQLNVRALARLTRTPMPPAVKVAAAVSTDTEVSWDAVAGAQTYVIWQRRTDEPAWWPEPVMRIPAVGADDAGPAPHYAAILAGVRGDDWIFGVSACSADDLCSPVSSGVPAGAFAPIPAAPAS is encoded by the coding sequence ATGAAACATTTCTTTCTCCCGTTCACCGCCCTTGCAGCTCTGGCCGCGCCTGCCGCCGCGCAGGACGATCCCGCCGCAACCGTCTCGGCTGAGCGTCTGCGCGCCGATGTCGAGCGGCTGGTTGCATTCGGCACCCGGCATACCCTGTCGGAACAGGACCATCCCACGCGCGGGATCGGCGCGTCGATCCGGTGGGGCGAAGCGACCTTCCAGGGCATTTCGGCGCAATGCGGGGGTTGCCTTGAAGTGGTCGTGCCGGAACGCCTGGTAGAGGGGGCCCGCATCCCGCAGCCGACCCGCTTGCGCAACGTGGTGGCAATCCAGCGCGGCACAGAGCGGCCCAACGAAGTGGTGATCGTCCAGGGCCATATCGACAGCCGTGTTACCGATGTGATGGATTTCACCAGCGATGCGCCCGGTGCCAACGATGACGGGTCCGGCACGGCGCTGGTGATCGAGGCTGCGCGCGCGCTGTCCCGCCAGAAGCACCCGACCACGATCGTCTATGCGCTGCTTTCCGGCGAGGAGCAGGGGCTGCATGGCGGCCGCCTGCTGGCGGATTATGCCGCGGAGCAGGGCTGGCAGGTCAAGGCCGTGCTCAACAATGATATCGTGGGCAATTCCTGCGGGTCGGATGGCTATTGCGACCCGGTGCACGTGCGCGTCTTTTCCGAAGGGCCGCGCGCCGACCTGACCGACGCCCTGCGCGCCGACCAGCGCCGCAACGGGGGCGAGAACGACAGCCCCGGGCGCAACCTGTCGCGCTGGCTCGACGGGCTGGCGGGGGAGTTTCCGTCCGGTCTCGATGTGCGCCAGATCTGGCGGACCGACCGGATGGGGCGGGGTGGGGACCAGATCCCCTTCCTCGAAAAGGGTTATCCCGCAATCCGTTTCTCCGTGGCGGTGGAGGACTATGACCACCAGCACCAGGATCTGCGCGATGAAGACGGTGTGACCTATGGCGACACCGTGGACGAGATGGACTTTGACTATCTCGCCAAGGTGACCCAGCTCAATGTCCGCGCGCTGGCCCGGCTCACCCGCACACCCATGCCGCCCGCCGTCAAGGTGGCAGCAGCGGTGAGTACCGACACCGAAGTGTCGTGGGATGCCGTCGCCGGAGCGCAGACCTATGTCATCTGGCAGCGGCGCACGGATGAGCCGGCCTGGTGGCCTGAACCGGTCATGCGCATCCCGGCTGTGGGTGCCGACGACGCCGGCCCGGCGCCGCACTATGCCGCGATCCTTGCCGGGGTACGGGGTGACGACTGGATCTTCGGCGTCAGCGCCTGTTCCGCTGACGACCTGTGCAGTCCTGTTTCCAGCGGTGTGCCGGCCGGGGCCTTTGCACCCATTCCTGCCGCGCCTGCTTCCTGA
- the rnr gene encoding ribonuclease R has product MAKRPASRPAPGLPTTDQVLQFIQTANGVVGKREIAKAFGLKGQEKIALKKLLKDMAEEGLIDGKKTAYHRMGGVPKVTVLRVLEIDDGEAFAIPDAWTPEDAVPPPRLRVIEQRKGPGRIAALKVGDRVLARTEEAGKGWIAHPMKKLPARTEGLMGVVEIDRTGKGWLAPVDKRVRQSSPIADLGGAEEGQLVMAEPAGRSPRAGVKVVEVLGDPLLPKSFSLIAIAKHGIPHVWPEGTLEEAALAAKLPLSAETREDLRGLPIVAIDPADARDHDDAIWAQPDGEGGYRAIVAIADVSFYVRPGSAIDREARKRGNSVYFPDRVVPMLPEVLSADVCSLKQGEDRAAMACHLRISPEGKVTKFRFTRALVRIAGNIAYEDAQAQVDAGEAPEHLTNLWGAWKLLAADRAARDPLELELPERRVVLDEQGRIDSVAVRERLDAHRVVEDFMIAANVAAAKALESKTAPVVYRIHETPGREKLVALRDYLKTFGHSMALGQVITPGLFNRMLKDVTDEAEKAQVMEAVLRSQTQAYYGPANAGHFGLALASYAHFTSPIRRYADLLVHRALVDAFKLEQPKPKPPIPESTGLSDRDREDLSKVSEAISAAERRAMEAERDTIDRYVAAWLAGRVGEVFDTRITGVQSFGFFATIEALGGDGLVPVTTLGNEYYRYDEAARMLVGADSGTRYAVGDRLKLRLGEANPLTGALKFELPDSEGRIEPRGERIAAKPRGRPGGRPAGGPSGRPPSGKPPVGKRGRPGNIRHQGKKR; this is encoded by the coding sequence ATGGCGAAACGCCCAGCTAGCAGACCCGCACCCGGCCTCCCCACCACGGACCAGGTGCTCCAGTTCATCCAGACTGCCAACGGTGTCGTCGGCAAGCGCGAGATCGCCAAGGCGTTCGGCCTCAAGGGGCAGGAGAAGATCGCGCTCAAGAAGCTGCTCAAGGACATGGCCGAGGAAGGTCTGATCGACGGCAAGAAAACCGCCTATCACCGCATGGGCGGGGTGCCCAAGGTCACCGTGCTGCGCGTGCTGGAGATCGACGATGGCGAAGCCTTCGCCATTCCCGATGCCTGGACCCCGGAAGATGCCGTGCCGCCGCCGCGCCTGCGGGTGATCGAGCAGCGCAAAGGGCCGGGGCGGATCGCCGCGCTCAAGGTGGGTGACCGGGTGCTGGCGCGCACGGAGGAGGCGGGCAAGGGCTGGATCGCCCACCCGATGAAGAAGCTGCCCGCCCGCACCGAAGGCCTGATGGGCGTGGTCGAGATCGACCGGACCGGCAAGGGCTGGCTCGCGCCGGTCGACAAGCGGGTGCGCCAGTCGAGTCCGATTGCCGACCTTGGCGGAGCGGAAGAAGGCCAGCTCGTCATGGCCGAACCGGCCGGCCGCAGCCCCCGCGCCGGGGTCAAGGTGGTCGAGGTGCTGGGCGACCCGCTCCTGCCGAAGAGCTTCAGCCTGATCGCCATTGCCAAGCACGGCATCCCGCATGTCTGGCCCGAAGGCACGCTGGAAGAAGCCGCGCTGGCCGCGAAACTGCCGCTCAGCGCCGAGACCCGCGAAGACCTGCGCGGGCTGCCGATCGTCGCCATCGATCCCGCCGACGCGCGTGACCACGATGACGCGATCTGGGCCCAGCCCGATGGCGAAGGCGGTTACCGCGCGATTGTCGCCATCGCCGATGTCAGCTTCTACGTCCGCCCCGGCAGCGCGATCGACCGCGAGGCAAGGAAGCGCGGCAACTCGGTCTATTTCCCTGACCGGGTGGTGCCGATGCTGCCTGAAGTGCTCAGCGCCGACGTCTGCTCGCTGAAGCAGGGCGAGGACCGCGCGGCGATGGCCTGCCACCTGCGCATTTCGCCGGAAGGCAAGGTGACCAAGTTCCGCTTCACCCGCGCACTGGTGCGGATTGCCGGCAACATCGCCTACGAGGATGCGCAGGCGCAGGTCGATGCGGGCGAGGCACCCGAACACCTCACGAACCTGTGGGGCGCGTGGAAGCTGCTCGCTGCTGACCGGGCCGCGCGCGATCCGCTGGAGCTGGAACTGCCAGAGCGGCGCGTGGTGCTGGACGAGCAGGGCCGGATCGATTCCGTCGCGGTGCGCGAGCGGCTCGATGCGCACAGGGTGGTCGAGGATTTCATGATCGCGGCCAACGTCGCGGCGGCCAAGGCGCTCGAAAGCAAGACTGCGCCGGTCGTCTATCGGATCCACGAGACGCCGGGGCGGGAGAAGCTGGTCGCCTTGCGCGATTACCTCAAGACCTTCGGCCATTCGATGGCGCTTGGGCAGGTGATCACGCCGGGGCTGTTCAACCGCATGCTCAAGGACGTGACCGACGAGGCGGAAAAGGCGCAGGTGATGGAAGCCGTCCTGCGCAGCCAGACCCAGGCCTATTACGGCCCCGCCAATGCCGGGCACTTCGGGCTGGCGCTGGCGAGTTACGCGCATTTCACTTCGCCGATCCGCCGCTATGCCGATCTGCTGGTCCACCGCGCGCTGGTCGATGCCTTCAAGCTGGAGCAGCCGAAACCGAAGCCGCCGATCCCGGAGTCAACCGGCCTGTCGGACCGTGACCGGGAGGACCTGTCCAAGGTCTCCGAAGCGATCAGCGCCGCTGAACGCCGCGCGATGGAGGCCGAGCGCGATACGATTGACCGCTATGTCGCCGCCTGGCTGGCCGGGCGTGTGGGCGAGGTGTTCGACACCCGCATCACCGGGGTGCAGAGCTTCGGCTTCTTCGCCACGATCGAGGCGCTGGGCGGCGACGGGCTGGTCCCGGTCACCACGCTGGGCAACGAGTATTACCGCTATGACGAGGCGGCCCGGATGCTGGTGGGCGCGGACAGCGGCACCCGCTACGCGGTGGGCGACCGGCTCAAGCTGCGACTGGGCGAAGCCAACCCGCTGACCGGCGCGCTCAAGTTCGAGCTGCCCGACAGCGAAGGCCGGATCGAACCGCGCGGGGAACGGATCGCGGCCAAGCCCAGAGGCAGGCCCGGTGGCAGGCCCGCTGGCGGGCCCAGCGGCAGGCCGCCGTCGGGCAAGCCGCCGGTGGGAAAACGGGGCCGCCCCGGCAATATCCGCCACCAGGGCAAGAAGCGCTAG
- a CDS encoding universal stress protein, whose amino-acid sequence MRVYLVILDETDEGRKALHFASRRAAASGGAVHILALVQPQSFNAFGAVQATIEQEARDRAEVLASAAAGNLFSESGKMPTISVRVGEGQAVIKAYLADHPEVAALVLGAAPDGTPGPLVTHFSAHSGTLPCPLYVVPGTLSDADLERLA is encoded by the coding sequence ATGCGCGTTTACCTCGTAATTCTGGATGAAACCGACGAAGGGCGCAAGGCGCTGCACTTCGCCAGCCGGCGCGCTGCGGCGAGCGGCGGGGCGGTCCATATCCTCGCGCTGGTGCAGCCGCAGAGCTTCAACGCCTTCGGTGCTGTGCAGGCCACGATCGAGCAGGAAGCGCGTGACCGGGCCGAAGTTCTGGCGAGCGCGGCAGCGGGCAACCTGTTCTCCGAAAGCGGCAAGATGCCGACCATCTCGGTGCGGGTGGGCGAAGGGCAGGCGGTGATCAAGGCCTACCTGGCTGACCATCCCGAAGTGGCCGCGCTGGTGCTGGGCGCCGCGCCCGATGGCACGCCGGGCCCGCTGGTGACGCACTTCTCCGCTCATTCGGGCACTCTGCCCTGCCCGCTCTATGTCGTGCCCGGCACGCTGAGCGACGCCGATCTGGAGCGGCTGGCCTAG
- a CDS encoding 2-oxo acid dehydrogenase subunit E2 produces MPTPIKMPALSPTMEEGTLARWLVKEGDTVRSGDIMAEIETDKATMEFEAVDEGVITKIEVPEGTEGVKVGTVIALLAGEGEDSSAAASEAPAASPEPAPAAAPASAGPAATPSARKLAEEKGVDLASITGTGPGGKITKEDVEGAPASSSRAPAQAAASGVGAQPTAAPASAGAHSDGARVIASPLAKRIAAQEGIDLSTLKGSGPNGRIVKADLAEAVRVPAQAGTSGVSAQSTAAPASASASAPVKVAQLGGDLDAPYEAQKLNNVRKVIARRLTEAKQTIPHIYLTVDVRLDALLKLRSQLNASLEPDGVKLSVNDLLIKALARALARVPKCNVSFQGDELFSYSRQDISVAVAAPSGLITPIIRDAGRKGLAQISTEMKELAAKAKDGKLQPHEYQGGTASLSNLGMFGTKQFDAVINPPQAMILAVGAGEQRPWVIDGELGVATVMSATGSFDHRAIDGADGAALMQAFQQLVENPMGLVV; encoded by the coding sequence ATGCCGACACCGATCAAGATGCCCGCCCTTTCGCCGACCATGGAAGAGGGCACCCTGGCCCGCTGGCTGGTCAAGGAAGGCGACACGGTCCGCTCCGGCGACATCATGGCCGAGATCGAGACCGACAAGGCGACGATGGAGTTCGAGGCGGTCGACGAAGGCGTGATCACCAAGATCGAAGTGCCGGAAGGCACCGAGGGCGTGAAAGTCGGCACGGTGATTGCTCTGCTGGCTGGCGAGGGCGAGGATAGTTCCGCCGCAGCGAGCGAGGCACCAGCCGCTTCTCCTGAGCCTGCACCAGCCGCTGCTCCTGCTTCGGCCGGTCCCGCCGCCACACCCTCGGCGCGCAAGCTGGCGGAAGAGAAAGGCGTGGACCTCGCCTCGATCACCGGCACCGGCCCGGGCGGCAAGATCACCAAGGAAGATGTCGAGGGCGCGCCTGCCTCGTCATCCAGAGCCCCCGCGCAGGCGGCGGCCTCAGGCGTCGGCGCGCAACCGACTGCGGCCCCCGCCTCGGCAGGGGCTCACTCAGATGGAGCAAGAGTCATCGCCTCCCCCCTCGCCAAGCGGATCGCCGCACAGGAGGGGATCGACCTCTCCACGCTCAAGGGCAGCGGCCCCAATGGCCGGATCGTCAAGGCGGACCTGGCCGAAGCCGTGCGTGTCCCCGCGCAGGCGGGGACCTCAGGCGTTAGCGCGCAGTCGACTGCGGCCCCAGCCTCCGCAAGCGCTTCCGCGCCTGTAAAGGTGGCGCAGCTCGGCGGCGATCTCGATGCGCCTTACGAAGCGCAGAAGCTCAACAACGTGCGCAAGGTCATCGCGCGCCGCCTGACCGAAGCCAAGCAGACCATCCCGCATATCTACCTCACCGTGGACGTGCGCCTTGATGCGCTGCTCAAGCTGCGCAGCCAGCTCAACGCGTCACTGGAGCCGGACGGGGTCAAGCTGTCGGTCAACGACCTGCTGATCAAGGCGCTTGCCCGCGCACTGGCCCGGGTGCCCAAGTGCAACGTCAGCTTCCAAGGCGACGAGCTGTTCAGCTATTCGCGGCAGGATATCTCCGTCGCAGTCGCAGCGCCCAGCGGCCTGATCACGCCGATCATCCGCGACGCGGGCCGCAAGGGGCTGGCCCAGATCAGCACCGAAATGAAGGAACTGGCGGCCAAGGCCAAGGACGGCAAGCTCCAGCCGCACGAATACCAGGGCGGCACCGCCAGCCTCTCCAACCTCGGCATGTTCGGCACCAAGCAGTTCGACGCGGTGATCAACCCGCCGCAGGCGATGATCCTCGCGGTCGGCGCCGGCGAACAGCGCCCGTGGGTGATCGACGGCGAACTCGGCGTCGCCACCGTGATGAGCGCGACGGGTTCGTTTGATCACCGCGCGATTGATGGTGCGGATGGCGCGGCGCTGATGCAGGCATTCCAGCAGTTGGTGGAGAACCCGATGGGGCTGGTGGTTTGA
- a CDS encoding acyl-CoA thioesterase — translation MPTDLNPYGGVFGGWLMSQMALGAGSLASRTGRGKAVVVHASDFTFPGAMQVGDELSVYCEVTATGTTSLTIAAEAVGRERNGEAETKVAQGTFKFVLLDENDRPRAVDGVARG, via the coding sequence ATGCCGACCGACCTCAACCCCTATGGTGGGGTGTTCGGCGGGTGGTTGATGAGCCAGATGGCGCTGGGCGCAGGCTCGCTCGCCAGCCGCACGGGGCGGGGCAAGGCGGTGGTGGTCCACGCGAGCGACTTCACCTTTCCCGGCGCGATGCAGGTTGGCGATGAACTGAGCGTCTATTGCGAAGTGACCGCCACCGGCACCACCTCGCTCACCATCGCCGCCGAAGCCGTGGGGCGCGAGCGTAACGGTGAAGCGGAGACCAAAGTGGCGCAAGGCACCTTCAAGTTCGTCCTGCTCGACGAGAATGACCGTCCGCGCGCGGTAGATGGGGTTGCACGTGGTTGA
- the lpdA gene encoding dihydrolipoyl dehydrogenase — MADQYDVIVLGSGPGGYVAAIRCAQLGLKTAIVERELLGGICLNWGCIPTKALLRSAEIKHYMDHASAYGLMVAGTIEADLEAVVKRSRGVARQLNQGVTHLMKKNRITVHMGEGTLTGPTSLTVKSDKGEETLTAKHVIVATGARARDLPFAPADGKRVWTYRTAMTPPEMPTKLLVIGSGAIGIEFASFYNDMGADVTVVEMLDRVVPVEDADVSAFLEKSLVKQGMTIMTGAGVEDLKVSDKGVKARIKAKDGKVSETEFSHCIVAIGIVPNTENLGLDTLVEMDRGFIQIDPYGRTMTKGLWAIGDCTPGPWLAHKASHEGVTAAEAIAQELGNKDVHPHPLDRGNIPGCTYCHPQIASVGLTEAKAKEAGYAVKVGNFPFIGNGKAIALGEAEGFVKTVFDAQTGELLGAHMIGAEVTELIQGYVVGKTLETTQAELMQTVFPHPTLSEMMHESVLSAYGRALHF, encoded by the coding sequence ATGGCTGACCAATACGACGTAATCGTGCTCGGAAGCGGCCCCGGCGGCTACGTCGCGGCGATCCGCTGCGCGCAGCTGGGGCTGAAGACCGCGATTGTGGAGCGCGAGCTGCTCGGCGGGATCTGCCTCAACTGGGGCTGCATCCCGACCAAGGCGCTGCTGCGCAGTGCCGAGATCAAGCACTACATGGACCATGCCAGCGCCTATGGCCTGATGGTGGCGGGAACGATCGAGGCGGACCTGGAGGCGGTGGTGAAGCGCAGCCGCGGGGTGGCCAGGCAGCTCAACCAGGGCGTCACCCACCTGATGAAGAAGAACAGGATCACCGTCCATATGGGCGAGGGCACGCTGACCGGCCCGACCAGCCTGACGGTGAAGAGCGACAAGGGTGAAGAGACGCTCACCGCCAAGCACGTGATCGTCGCCACCGGCGCCCGCGCGCGCGACCTGCCCTTTGCCCCGGCGGACGGCAAGCGGGTGTGGACCTATCGCACTGCGATGACCCCGCCCGAGATGCCCACGAAGCTGCTGGTGATCGGCAGCGGCGCGATCGGGATCGAGTTCGCCAGCTTCTACAACGACATGGGCGCGGATGTGACCGTGGTGGAGATGCTCGACCGGGTCGTGCCGGTGGAGGACGCAGACGTCTCCGCCTTCCTCGAGAAGAGCCTGGTGAAGCAGGGCATGACGATCATGACCGGGGCCGGGGTGGAAGACCTGAAGGTCTCCGACAAGGGCGTGAAGGCCAGGATCAAGGCAAAGGACGGCAAGGTCAGCGAGACCGAGTTCAGCCACTGCATCGTCGCCATCGGGATCGTGCCCAACACCGAGAACCTGGGCCTAGACACACTGGTGGAGATGGACCGCGGCTTCATCCAGATCGACCCCTATGGCCGGACCATGACCAAGGGCCTGTGGGCCATCGGCGACTGCACCCCGGGCCCATGGCTGGCGCACAAGGCGAGCCACGAGGGCGTGACCGCCGCCGAGGCGATCGCGCAGGAGCTGGGCAACAAGGATGTCCACCCGCATCCACTCGACCGGGGCAACATCCCCGGTTGCACCTACTGCCATCCGCAGATCGCAAGCGTCGGCCTGACCGAGGCCAAGGCGAAGGAAGCCGGTTACGCGGTCAAGGTCGGCAACTTCCCCTTCATCGGCAACGGCAAGGCAATCGCGCTGGGTGAGGCGGAAGGCTTCGTGAAGACCGTGTTCGACGCCCAGACCGGCGAGTTGCTCGGCGCGCACATGATCGGCGCGGAAGTGACCGAGCTGATCCAGGGCTACGTTGTCGGCAAGACGCTGGAGACAACCCAGGCGGAGCTGATGCAGACGGTGTTCCCGCACCCGACGCTGAGCGAGATGATGCACGAAAGCGTGCTCAGCGCCTACGGGCGGGCACTGCACTTCTAG
- a CDS encoding cation:proton antiporter, with translation MTDFLVIAFMILVAGIVAVPLATRFGLGSVLGYLLAGMAISPLLLALKVDIEALQVFAEFGVVMMLFLIGLEMEPKKLWAMRGRLLGLGGGQVVASTLVLAAVALAWGQAWQTALAVGMVLALSSTAIVVQSLTEKGLLRSEGGEASFSVLLFQDVAVIPILALLPLLTLPELAGLAHNGGSGGGHGHGGGWTLTEGMPGWLAGVTTVGAVALVALIGNYLTRPVFRFIATARLRELFTAVALAFVIGIALLMTFVGLSPALGTFIAGVVLANSEYRHELEADVEPFKGLLLGLFFITVGAGIDFVLASERYTEVLFWAAVVIAAKLLILLAIARLADIRREAGWLVALSLAQAGEFAFVLIAFAVANAVFAEPLADLLLLVVALTMLATPLLFIVYDKVIARMYCGGAARDADRIEEEHPVIIAGRGRMGGIVDRMLQAGGFQTTVIDYDSAHLEIVRKFGFRSYFGDATRPDLLHAAGIERAKLLVVALDEREQIDKLVKYALANFPNLHVTARAIDRNHVFELWSYGCRDIIRETYDSSVRMGRSAYQALGIDRQQAQAMSDAFEAMDRSSMRSIAEHYRLDIPYHENEALIARVRELQAQWDPVLQAQMDEILKRGR, from the coding sequence ATGACCGACTTCCTCGTGATCGCCTTCATGATCCTGGTTGCGGGTATCGTCGCGGTTCCACTCGCCACCCGCTTCGGGCTCGGCTCCGTGCTGGGGTACCTGCTGGCAGGAATGGCGATCAGCCCGCTCCTGCTGGCGCTGAAGGTCGACATCGAAGCGCTGCAGGTCTTCGCCGAGTTCGGTGTGGTGATGATGCTGTTCCTGATCGGGCTGGAGATGGAGCCGAAGAAGCTCTGGGCCATGCGCGGGCGGCTGCTGGGGCTGGGCGGCGGCCAGGTGGTCGCATCCACGCTGGTGCTGGCAGCCGTGGCGCTGGCCTGGGGCCAGGCGTGGCAGACGGCGCTGGCGGTGGGCATGGTGCTGGCGCTTTCGTCCACCGCGATCGTGGTCCAGTCGCTGACCGAGAAGGGCCTTCTCCGGAGCGAAGGCGGGGAAGCAAGCTTCTCGGTGTTGCTGTTCCAGGACGTGGCGGTCATCCCGATCCTCGCCCTGCTGCCGCTGCTGACCCTGCCGGAACTGGCCGGTCTGGCGCACAATGGCGGCAGCGGCGGTGGGCACGGCCACGGCGGGGGATGGACCCTGACTGAGGGAATGCCGGGCTGGCTGGCGGGGGTCACCACGGTCGGCGCGGTGGCCCTGGTGGCTCTGATCGGCAACTACCTGACCCGCCCGGTCTTCCGCTTCATCGCCACGGCACGCCTGCGTGAGCTGTTTACCGCCGTTGCACTGGCCTTCGTAATCGGGATTGCCCTGCTGATGACCTTCGTCGGCCTGTCGCCAGCGCTGGGCACCTTCATCGCCGGGGTGGTGCTGGCCAACAGCGAGTACCGGCACGAACTGGAAGCCGATGTCGAACCGTTCAAGGGGCTGCTGCTGGGGCTGTTCTTCATCACGGTCGGCGCAGGGATCGACTTCGTGCTGGCATCGGAGCGGTACACCGAAGTGCTGTTCTGGGCCGCAGTCGTGATTGCGGCGAAATTGCTCATCCTGCTGGCGATTGCGCGCCTGGCGGACATTCGGCGCGAAGCCGGGTGGCTGGTGGCGCTCTCGCTCGCCCAGGCGGGCGAGTTTGCTTTCGTCCTGATTGCCTTTGCGGTGGCGAACGCGGTGTTTGCCGAACCCCTCGCCGACCTCCTTCTGCTGGTGGTAGCGCTGACCATGCTGGCCACGCCGCTGCTGTTCATCGTCTATGACAAGGTCATCGCGCGGATGTACTGCGGCGGCGCGGCGCGGGACGCGGACAGGATCGAGGAAGAGCATCCGGTCATCATCGCCGGGCGCGGGCGGATGGGCGGGATCGTCGACCGGATGCTGCAGGCCGGCGGGTTCCAGACCACAGTGATCGACTACGATTCCGCCCATCTCGAAATCGTCCGCAAGTTCGGCTTCCGCAGCTACTTCGGCGATGCCACCCGGCCTGACCTGCTCCATGCGGCCGGGATCGAGCGGGCGAAATTGCTGGTCGTGGCGCTCGACGAGCGGGAGCAGATCGACAAGCTGGTCAAGTACGCTCTCGCCAATTTCCCGAACCTGCACGTCACGGCCCGCGCGATCGACCGCAACCATGTGTTCGAGCTGTGGTCCTACGGGTGCCGCGACATTATCCGCGAAACCTATGACAGCTCGGTCCGCATGGGCCGGTCTGCCTATCAGGCGCTCGGGATCGACCGTCAACAGGCCCAGGCCATGTCCGACGCCTTCGAGGCCATGGATCGCAGCTCGATGCGGTCGATTGCCGAGCATTATCGCCTCGATATCCCCTACCACGAGAACGAGGCGCTGATCGCGCGGGTGCGCGAGTTGCAGGCTCAGTGGGACCCGGTGCTGCAGGCACAGATGGACGAGATCCTGAAGCGGGGCCGATAG